The genomic segment agaaaaaaaaaaattccaagacTAAGGAATGTAAGCCATATAAGATGTATATTAgaaaaattctatagaaaatctttaccCATAGCGTAAGTGCATGTCAACAGGCTTATAAGCATGTTTATGTCAAAATGATGGCACTTTGATTGACAAAATAGatagaaaaaataacaacaaacgaaaaaataaaattaatatgatGTATTGGACTTTACATGTATCACACTTGAGATGAAGACGAAGAAAACTGGGGAGAAGAAGGCCACGAGGACGATGAAGATGAAGAAAACTCAGGAGGAGAAGGCCACGAAGACGACGACAACGATAAAATACAGAATCAATATACTATTGACTGACACATGTCACAGAAGAGTATCATATACGCCAGATGAGTTTATTGTGTGCAACAACAAAAGCATATCCTTAGGCGATGGCGATTTAAAGCCAGCATAGACCTCCCTCTCTTTGTCTATTGAAGAGtagtataaaatttaaaaaaatatcagcaataaAAGGACTCTATTCAAGCAAccagtttttttgtttgcctaaccaTAAgtgttgcctacttttaggcttTGCCAAAACGAGAAAcaaaaaatacccccaaatataTGCAACGAAAATATGAATATCCGTCTGCCTACAAAGTACCTAATTTTGAATATGCAAATTTCACCATCGCAACATTTAGAGTTGGATTTTTTCGTTTGATAAAAtatattgcataccttatggggtAAGCCGCAGCAACAGAGTAATATTTCtaaattatacaaaattatgattttttttagaaaaaaaaaaaatcatcactaaaatttatatttattgcaaaaaatccTTTAGATAATTTCGCAGAATTTGTTTGAAGcatgttattttgttttctacAAATTCTGTATCAAATGGAATTAAATTAAAGAAGTTTCCTAGTTGTCTTGCCCTGGTGTTGCTAAATTTGATATTGTCTATGCCCTGTTGTTATTGCCGCAACAGACCACGCATGATTGATTGTGTTTTGAGGGAGCCCACCGTTGGGCCATGCGATCAAAACAATGTTCTGTATATGATTAATTTGATATTAACATAAGCGGCATAAATAAATCATCAGGTGTAGACGGGTCTGTATCTGACATAATGTGAATCTATAGCTACTACAATATATAAATAGCGGACGGACATCTAGAGTGTATAATTAATGGACTTTTCCCAAACACTACATAAACAACAAAGTGGATAAATTGAGAGGTTGTTTTAGAATAAATTTGGTGCTCTAAGCCCATAATGCCCAAAAGGGAGAGTTGGTgaaaacataataaaataaataaggtTTGAGACTTTTTCTTTCTGGACAATAAGGATCAACAACATTGGGTgtacaaatttgtttttaaaattgtcTGAAggtaaaattaatatttttctacATTTTGTTTTGGGTGCGaatcgagggtggtttttgtcaAGCAGCCGCAAATGCTAAAATTATTGCTGTTAGGTTTTTCAGGATATTTGAAATACACTGCGGCCCGAGTTGGTGGCATGATTATCATTAATGACCAACATGTCTGAATGAGGATATTCTTTAGCTACGAAGAAGCTTGAATATTAATATGTATGGAAAAAGTGTTAAGACTCATACTTAAATGTCAAGTTCtgattcatttcggaccataatttttGATACCCGAAGGGGgacgcggaccctcccccatattccaattttcaaaaacgccagatctcggagatgcgtgcaccgttttaggcggaaattttgtatgctatcTTATggcaccccaaaaacacgaaattagtaaaaatgCTGGggcaaataacctggggggacgccccatcccaaaacccacccgaacggacatgtgtaccgattgggacaatatgggtatcaaatgaaaggtatttaagagtagagtacaaatttggtataaaaattttactcttaagtttcggggggttccccaccccccttaaaaaaaaccccaagaggacactttcaacgctttgggcaatatgggtatcaaatgaaaggtttttaaaagtagagtacaaacttggcattaaaatgttaccctaagtgtcggagGGCTCccgaccccaaaaataccacccaacaaGACACTTTCACTGCTTTCAGcattagaatacaaatctgacacagaaatgtatttttttgtgTCTGAGTGCcctccccactccccaaaaacctcccagCAGAACAAATTTACCctttaggacaatatggatatcaaccaaaagctatttaaaggtagagtccaatgctgatagAAAAAAGGATgccttggtatctgaggcgcctcaacaggacatatttaccgattggaacactatgggtatcaaacgaaagatatttggaagctgagttcACATctattataagaatttggtccaaggtgtctacggggccttccCAACGGGCACcgcccaaaacacctctaaatcgggcatatctaCCACCCATGTCaatgtgtggctcaaatgaaaggtattggggagggGATACCCATACCAATTGATTCCCACTattggaacaaattttctgggggatATGTATTTTCCAAATGAATATAtacaatggaggccaccgtagcgcagaggttagcatgaccgcctatgacgctgaacgcctgggttcgaatcctggagagaccatcagaaaaaattttcagccgtggttttcccctccaaatgctggcatcatttgtgaggtactatgccatgttaaaacttctcttcaaagaagtgtcacattgcggcacgccgttcggactcggctataaaaaggaggccccttatcattgagcttaaacttgaatctgactgctttcgttgatttgtgagaagtttgcccctgttccttggtggaatgtttatggacaaaatttgcaattttgcataaacaatgCGATCCGTAGAATATGAAACAACAACTATTATAAGATAAAGTGTGAGggattaattttatatatatattttttttgtcttatttttaTTGATAAAATCTTTTGGCTTTCTGCTAAGGCTTACCTAGTGACCTTTTAACTGCTGCACTCTTGCTGGGTGTGTTCGAGCGTCGATAGCCTTCGGGCAAAAATGCCGGTGGCGGTGTTATGGGTGGTGCGGGTATGCCAAAATCACTAATGGGCGATGTTGAGGCCGACTTGGATTTTGGCGGTATTTCTGTGGTGGGCGAGGAGCTGGTGCCATGCTTGTGCTCAGTGCCATGATATAATTCCAAGTGATGGCGATCACAACGGCGTCGCCGTCGTATGTTAGGCGCCAGTGTTTTCATATTGGCGGATATTGTCTCGGGCGGGGTGGTGGCTCCAGATTCGGAGTCGTCTTTGGGATTTAAACGTCGATAGTAGACTCTAAGGACAGCTGTTGGATTTTTCTGTTGCTGCAACGGCGGCggcggctgctgctgctgttgttgaggTGGCGGCTGCGGcggagatttttgttgttgtggcaaTAACTGTGGATAATCGGTGTTGTGCTGATAGTGTAACATTTATGTGGGAGGACGACAAATGACCAGCTGAGAGGGGATATTGATTGCTCTAATCCTTAAGATTTCTTCTTTCtactatttttataaaatatttattctaTGTTAAGCTTTTCCTATACCTTATGTTgcgttgtgttttatttttaaaaataagaaCCACAAAAATAACTTTAACTCTTtctatttgtattgtttttaCGGTCCACGGAGGTTCTGTACTTTGTTTCTGTTTCGGTTTCGGATGCTGTTGATTTTAAATTCTCTTATATATCTGCATGAAAATAGTAACTATTTATTCTCCAATAAGTCAATATTTGTAGTTGTTTCAAATGGAAGCTTCGTTTATCTAGCGGTTTGCaccacactctctctctctctctctctctctctcgtttgTGTGTTTACGGTACCTTGTATTGCTGTGTGTTTCAAGTTTGTTGCGGCATATCAATACCAGCCTGGATGTGTTTTCgttgatatttgttttttttttagtggtATATGTGTGCTGTTTGCAGTTGTAGTTGCTGCTGGGTCTTTTGTGTGTGAATTTTTGATGCTGTTCAAATAGGATTgatgccgctgctgctgctgctgctgttgttgtgtaATTTAACGCTATTTAACCctcaaaattatttattatctGTTTGagtggtatttttttttcttttttaattattttatttcatttattattaTCAATAGAAAGCATATAACATTGGTGTGCTgttgttttctttgttgttgtctttgctTGTTGCTGATTAGTTTGTAGTTCTGTTTCGAAGCACTTTAGTTGCAAATTATGTagatttttatttagtttttcaattttctacaTTCAATATAACATATTGTTGTTCAACTGTTCGATAATTGGATTTGGTTTATTTGGCGGCTTTCTCACCACACAGATAACAATTAAAACAATTCTTCCTTTTTTGGTATGATATATTTAAAATACTCTGGGGATTATTTTTAAGGGATTAACtgac from the Stomoxys calcitrans chromosome 1, idStoCalc2.1, whole genome shotgun sequence genome contains:
- the LOC131994019 gene encoding forkhead box protein J2-like is translated as MLHYQHNTDYPQLLPQQQKSPPQPPPQQQQQQPPPPLQQQKNPTAVLRVYYRRLNPKDDSESGATTPPETISANMKTLAPNIRRRRRCDRHHLELYHGTEHKHGTSSSPTTEIPPKSKSASTSPISDFGIPAPPITPPPAFLPEGYRRSNTPSKSAAVKRSLGKSSY